Genomic segment of Terriglobia bacterium:
CGAACTCACCGCTGGAAGGGTCATAGGCCGCGATCATCCCGCTGCCGAAGTTTCCCACCAGCAGGTGATTGCTGAACTTCCCGAAGTCGGCGGGCGCCAGCGCAATTCCCCAGGGCGCGTTCAGCCACTTGCCATGCTTCAGCCGCATGAGCAGGTTGCCACCGCTATCGAATTCATCCACGAAGCCGAGCCCGCGGCCGTGAACTTCATCCTTGCTGCCGTCCGACTTGGCGAATGTAACGAAGATATTGCCGCCGATGTTCTGTACGTTGAATGGAGAGTAGTCGGGCGGCAAGTGCGCATCCACGAATCCTCCGGGCACGCTGGCCGGCGCCCAAGAGGAATCGAAGACCTCCACTTTGCCGCCGGTGAAGTTCGCGGCGTAGAGGAGGGTGGCGCCGTTAAACACGCCCATGGCCAGGCTTTTGTAAACCGCGGAGGCGGAGTGGTCGACCTCGATGATCGCGGTATTGGGGTTGGCGGTCGGGTTCCAACCGGAAATGGTGCCGTCTTCGGTGGCAAAGATGAAGCGGGCAGCGCCGGACTTAGTGTTGTCGGCCGGGTTGGCGACGATAAAGTCCGTGGTGCTGCCGTTGAAGACGATACCGGTGGGC
This window contains:
- a CDS encoding TIGR03118 family protein gives rise to the protein MFRIVVRLVGMSLAALLLLSATAGAQRYQQTNLVSDVPGLAATTDPDLVNAWGMVHSATSPWWVNDNGTGKSTLYDAAGTKQTLVVTVPPPDGSAPGTTSAPTGIVFNGSTTDFIVANPADNTKSGAARFIFATEDGTISGWNPTANPNTAIIEVDHSASAVYKSLAMGVFNGATLLYAANFTGGKVEVFDSSWAPASVPGGFVDAHLPPDYSPFNVQNIGGNIFVTFAKSDGSKDEVHGRGLGFVDEFDSGGNLLMRLKHGKWLNAPWGIALAPADFGKFSNHLLVGNFGSGMIAAYDPSSGEFDGLLRGRHERPIVIPGLWALAFGSGGSGLTNNGPANTLFFSAGIDDEEHGLFGTLTAVPRKDDDGKDRDDKDHDDSRDHDHSKDHDEY